The nucleotide sequence ATTCTCtgaaaatgtataaaatatttgtGTGACAAATGTATGAGGTGGCAAGAAAGAACATGTTGATAAGAGCAGATATTATTTGTTCAGACATAAGTTTGGCACTCGTGACTCACACTGTCCTTGCCAGCcaaccaaaaatatatcaaaaaaagaaagtaaaaatttgaaaaggagAAGACAATAGAAGAAACAAATTAGTTCTGCACAACGTCGCTGTCTGCACCATGCAAGACAACTTGTCAGACCACACACactttttatcacaaaaaacaaattaatactATCATAGCATCTTTCATTCACATATCTCCTAATATAAGTTTCATTTCAAATATACTCTCTAGATATAAGTCTCGTTTTAAACCAATGGATGATGGATacatattatttcaaaaaaatattaataatattaatttagtttagAAGATGAAAACTTAAATTTAGACGCATCAATATATAAAAGAGTATTTACAAAagagattaatgttattgtaaaactattttacaggTATATGTGATATAATTacagtaaaaataattttcatgatTCAACAATTATGATTGAGTAGAGTGACATTGTAAAAACCTTACAAGGGTAGCTACATATATCGATTTAGTCCTTAAAatagtattttaaaaatattcctatgcataataaacaaattcatggaattttttaaattgatgatGAGATTAATAGTCAAATTGATaaccaaaatttgttaaaattatagtaCTTCCTCCAATCCTATATCTAGGCAccattttattatagaaaaatggTGCTTATATATAGAGACGAAGGGAGTAGATGACAACTTTTTTCTAAACCACGATAAATATTAATTCATTGTGTGTCAAATTTATGTCAATTCAAATTTACCCTAAATTCCtacttgaattttttaatatttgtaaaaataataaaaaagactTATACAATTAACAAAAGTGCATTAGATCCAACAAAACACACATATCAAGAATGTGGTAAGCCCCCACTAAtgacaatataatcatcacatGATCAAatagtataatatataaaaataaagtaaaacatAACATTCTTAGGTTACTATAGCTAATTGAATATATGAGTGTTGACTATTTGATGTACGTACCTTTTAGTAGGAAGATGATGCTCAATGAAAATTTGCTCCTgctcctcctccaccaccagCACCTCCTCTTCCTCCACCAAATGATTGTGCAGCATTGATATTATTTCTCTGATCTCCTTCCAAAGAAGCTGCCAAGTTAAAAGCAGCTGCATGTTGATCCCTTTGTCCTCCAACAACACCACTCATGCTTCTCACAATCTCATGACCAACTCCTAAAAAGTCACGAGTCAGCTGACTACTATCACCACCTCCTCTTCCAAGCCCTACAccccctcctcctcctcctccacttTGATCAAATATTGAAGTATTTCCTGTAGCAGCGAAAGAGTTCATCAAATCCTGCAAATTACTCTGTTCATGATTCCCACCACCAAAACCATAGTTCCCACTTCCACCACCCATTTGCACTCTGCTATGATCACCGCCACCAGAAGAAGTTGAGTTACTTGCACCAGTATTGTTTCCAAAGCTTTTGAGAAGCGAAGTCGCAGTAGTGCCATTTCCATTACTTGAAGTTGCACCCATTTGAGCAGCTTTCTGAAGAAGTGCAGTTGCTGACATTGATGATATAGCAGTACCAGCAGCAGCATTAATGTTACTGTTTCCTCCTTGGGAGAAAACATTGCTGAAGAGTGATGGAGCACTACTTGTTCCACCTGATCCATTGAAGAAATTTGTTCCTTCATTATTCACATTCAAGTGTTCAGAGAATGAGTTGTTGCTACTGTTAGTACTGTTACTTGAAAGGAAATTCGGCATGTTGAAGAGATTGCTGTTGTTGCTATTGTGGCTATTCTGCATCATTAAACCTTGTTGTTGAGAAGGATCATGAGGGACAAAGTTTTGGTTTGGCtcatgaatgttgttgttgaagaaggaattagGTCTGAAAGTAGCCTGGGGGAGCATGTG is from Medicago truncatula cultivar Jemalong A17 chromosome 1, MtrunA17r5.0-ANR, whole genome shotgun sequence and encodes:
- the LOC25485591 gene encoding protein indeterminate-domain 5, chloroplastic, with the translated sequence MATSSSSASLFGFREEDPNPMNQQQHSLPPSSSTATPAAAPAPKKKRNQPGTPNPDAEVIALSPKTLMATNRFICEVCNKGFQREQNLQLHRRGHNLPWKLKQKTTKEPKRKVYLCPEPTCVHHDPSRALGDLTGIKKHYSRKHGEKKWKCDKCSKKYAVQSDWKAHSKTCGTREYRCDCGTLFSRRDSFITHRAFCDALAQEGPRQPPISLTGAIGSHLYGSSSNNNTMGLSIAQVAAQMPNMQQQDHHSSNSATEILRLGAAAANRSGQFDHHMLPQATFRPNSFFNNNIHEPNQNFVPHDPSQQQGLMMQNSHNSNNSNLFNMPNFLSSNSTNSSNNSFSEHLNVNNEGTNFFNGSGGTSSAPSLFSNVFSQGGNSNINAAAGTAISSMSATALLQKAAQMGATSSNGNGTTATSLLKSFGNNTGASNSTSSGGGDHSRVQMGGGSGNYGFGGGNHEQSNLQDLMNSFAATGNTSIFDQSGGGGGGGVGLGRGGGDSSQLTRDFLGVGHEIVRSMSGVVGGQRDQHAAAFNLAASLEGDQRNNINAAQSFGGGRGGAGGGGGAGANFH